The genomic stretch GGCCTCGCTCCGGGGTGAGTAGATCCTTCGGTCGCCGCCAAGCATCGTGCCGAGGCAGGTTCGGCGCAGCGGCTCCCTCAGGATGACATCTCGCTTGCATAATCGATCGTAGAATCTGGTATGAGGTAACATTTCTACAAGACGGGTCGCGCGCCGCCGGTTAGACTGCGTCCGGACTCATCTGCGTGGACGATCCAGCCAAGGAGGCGACCGATGCCCAGCCACATCCCCGAAGGCTTCCACACCGTCACGCCGTACCTGGTGGTCCCCGGCGTCGCCCGGCTGATCGACTTCCTCCGGGAGGCGTTCGGCGCGGAGGAGCTCGGCCGCTATGCAGCGCCGGACGGCCGGATCATGCACGCCCTGGTGCGCATCGGCGACGCGATGGTGGAGATGGGCGAGCCGAGCGAGCAGTGGGGGCCGATGCCGGGCAACCTGCACCTGTACGTGGAGGACGCCGACGCCGTGTACGCGCGCGCCCTCCAGGCGGGCGCCACGTCCCTCTCCGAGCCCGACCTCAAGCCGTACGGCGACCGCGAGGCCGGCGTGCGCGACCCCTCGGGCAACAACTGGTTCATCGCCACGCGCCAGGAGCAGGTGTCGCCCGAGGAGTTCGAGCGGCGCACCGCCGCCGCCCAGCAGCCGGCGTAGCGCTCGCGGACGGCGCCACGACGAAGCCCCGGCTCCGCGAGGAGCCGGGGCTTCGCACATTCCTCGACGCTAAACCCACAGCTGCACAAGAGCTTGTGCACCCGAAGGATCTATGGGCTGCCTTGCACCGGGGCCGGACCTTTCGCAGGGC from Longimicrobium sp. encodes the following:
- a CDS encoding VOC family protein; translation: MPSHIPEGFHTVTPYLVVPGVARLIDFLREAFGAEELGRYAAPDGRIMHALVRIGDAMVEMGEPSEQWGPMPGNLHLYVEDADAVYARALQAGATSLSEPDLKPYGDREAGVRDPSGNNWFIATRQEQVSPEEFERRTAAAQQPA